The following proteins come from a genomic window of Frankia casuarinae:
- a CDS encoding VWA domain-containing protein has translation MDDLRLALLLNAVSPTLGGILVRGEKGTAKSTAVRGLAALLPPVTVTEGCRFSCAPDAPLPDCPDGPHPAPSPSLTRPARLVELPVGASEDRLTGSLDLDRALADGVSVLRPGLLAAAHRGLLYVDEVNLLGDHLVDLLLDAAAFGVAHVERDGVSVRHPAVFLLVGTMNPEEGELRPQLLDRFGLTVHVAASRDPAVRAEVVRRRLAFEADPAGFAATWADAEAELAARVVAARGRLGTVRLTDAALRAVTAICAGCDVDGMRADVVLAKTAMALAAWAGRATVLAADIRTGARLALPHRRRRGPFDAPGMDDETLDAVLDEALAALDERVGAEREAGECEADEEAGEEAGGSGAGESGAGESGVPVNDARPDDDPPDGGGSGGAPRGDGGSHGCDGAGDGNRGAGNGGDDGNGGDDGKGGDSGDGGDRWSARPSPSASSTATASSTRLAGAPAAASRPRLLTVAGLGTSSGATGRRSPARGSRGALVTTAADAPGLHLPATLLAAAPFQAARGRCGPGLVLVPADRRGAVRVGREGNLVLFVVDASGSMAARARMTLVTTAVLALLVDAYQRRDRIGMITFRGSGAEVVLAPTSSVEVGAARLRALPTGGRTPLAAGLGLAGEVLRAERRRDPTRRALLVVVTDGRATAGDDPLPVARALVRAAGGAAGPATGGRAGTGGRGGGRGELSSVVVDCENGFLRLGLAQRLAGALGGVTIPLDSLHHLTPRATPRATSGKVAC, from the coding sequence ATGGACGACCTGCGCCTGGCCCTGCTGCTCAACGCGGTCTCCCCCACGCTGGGCGGAATCCTCGTGCGTGGGGAGAAGGGCACCGCCAAGTCCACCGCCGTGCGCGGCTTGGCCGCCCTGCTGCCCCCGGTGACGGTCACGGAGGGCTGCCGGTTCTCCTGCGCGCCCGACGCGCCGTTACCGGACTGCCCCGACGGCCCGCATCCCGCGCCGTCGCCGTCACTGACCCGTCCGGCCCGGCTGGTGGAACTACCCGTGGGCGCCTCCGAAGACCGGCTAACCGGTTCCCTCGACCTGGACCGGGCGTTGGCCGACGGGGTCAGCGTTCTGCGCCCGGGTCTGCTCGCCGCCGCCCACCGCGGGCTGCTCTACGTCGACGAGGTCAACCTGCTGGGGGACCATCTCGTTGACCTGCTTCTCGACGCCGCCGCCTTCGGGGTCGCCCACGTCGAACGCGACGGGGTGTCGGTGCGCCATCCGGCGGTGTTCCTGCTGGTCGGGACGATGAACCCGGAGGAGGGCGAGCTGCGTCCGCAGCTGCTCGACCGGTTCGGGCTGACCGTGCACGTCGCGGCCAGCCGTGACCCGGCGGTGCGCGCGGAGGTCGTCCGCCGACGGCTGGCGTTCGAAGCCGACCCGGCCGGGTTCGCCGCGACCTGGGCGGACGCGGAGGCGGAACTCGCGGCCCGGGTCGTCGCCGCCCGCGGCCGGCTCGGCACGGTCCGGCTCACCGACGCGGCGCTGCGGGCCGTCACCGCCATCTGCGCCGGCTGCGACGTCGACGGCATGCGCGCCGACGTGGTGCTGGCCAAGACCGCGATGGCACTCGCCGCGTGGGCGGGGCGCGCCACGGTGCTCGCCGCCGACATCCGTACCGGTGCCCGTCTCGCGCTACCGCATCGCCGCCGCCGCGGCCCGTTCGACGCCCCCGGAATGGACGACGAGACCCTCGACGCCGTCCTCGACGAGGCCCTGGCCGCTCTCGACGAGCGCGTCGGGGCCGAACGCGAGGCCGGCGAATGTGAAGCCGACGAAGAAGCCGGCGAAGAAGCCGGCGGATCCGGTGCCGGGGAATCCGGTGCCGGGGAATCCGGGGTACCGGTGAACGATGCGCGCCCCGATGACGACCCGCCCGACGGCGGCGGTTCGGGGGGCGCGCCCCGTGGTGACGGCGGTTCCCACGGCTGCGACGGTGCGGGGGATGGGAACCGCGGCGCGGGGAACGGCGGGGATGACGGGAACGGCGGGGATGACGGGAAGGGCGGGGACAGCGGGGACGGCGGGGACCGGTGGTCGGCACGACCGTCCCCGTCGGCGTCTTCGACCGCGACGGCGTCTTCGACCCGGCTCGCCGGCGCACCGGCGGCGGCGAGCCGGCCGCGGCTGCTCACCGTCGCCGGCCTCGGAACCTCCTCGGGAGCCACCGGACGTCGATCCCCGGCCCGCGGCAGCCGCGGCGCGCTCGTCACCACCGCCGCGGACGCACCCGGCCTGCATCTGCCGGCGACCCTGCTCGCCGCCGCCCCGTTCCAGGCCGCCCGCGGCCGGTGCGGACCCGGCCTCGTGCTGGTCCCGGCGGACCGCCGTGGCGCCGTGCGCGTCGGCCGGGAGGGCAACCTGGTGCTGTTCGTCGTCGATGCCAGCGGGTCGATGGCCGCCCGCGCGCGGATGACCCTGGTCACCACGGCCGTGCTGGCCCTGCTCGTCGACGCCTACCAGCGCCGCGACCGGATCGGGATGATCACTTTCCGGGGGTCGGGAGCGGAGGTGGTGCTCGCGCCGACCTCGAGCGTGGAGGTGGGCGCGGCCCGGCTGCGCGCGCTGCCCACCGGCGGGCGGACCCCGCTGGCCGCCGGGCTGGGCCTCGCCGGTGAGGTCCTGCGCGCCGAACGGCGCCGTGATCCGACGCGGCGGGCCCTGCTCGTGGTCGTCACCGACGGCCGGGCGACCGCCGGGGACGACCCGCTGCCGGTGGCCCGCGCGCTGGTGCGCGCCGCCGGTGGCGCGGCCGGACCGGCGACGGGCGGACGGGCCGGTACCGGGGGGCGTGGCGGCGGCCGGGGTGAGTTGAGCAGCGTCGTCGTCGACTGCGAGAACGGTTTCCTGCGCCTGGGCCTGGCCCAGCGGCTCGCGGGCGCCCTCGGCGGCGTCACGATCCCGCTGGACTCCCTGCACCATCTCACTCCCCGCGCGACGCCCCGCGCGACGTCCGGAAAGGTGGCCTGTTGA
- a CDS encoding pentapeptide repeat-containing protein — protein MPDDLDPAAGITGDARGRLRADCGRCFALCCVAPAFSASVDFAIDKPAGTACPNLNAGFRCAVHEQLRPRGFRGCAVYDCFGAGQQVCQVTYGGRDWRAAPDSARQMFDVFAVMRTLHELLWYLSEALSRPAAAPLHAELHDARARTMLLTCADADTLLAVDVPALRQAVHLLLLQASDLVRAELPGGAGNRRPRRRPRGADLLGANLAGADLRGAALQGTLLIGADLRGADLRGADLLGADLRDTDLHGANLHGALFVVQAQLDAARGDATTALPPALTRPVHWTRTADPTRPDPRTHPVAGSGPGPGTVPIPSSSPSAARPRRSASSPRSPRSPRSPRSPRRR, from the coding sequence TTGCCCGACGATCTCGATCCCGCCGCGGGAATCACCGGGGACGCCCGCGGCCGGCTGCGTGCCGACTGCGGGCGCTGTTTCGCGCTGTGCTGCGTGGCACCGGCGTTCTCCGCCTCGGTGGACTTCGCGATTGACAAACCCGCCGGCACGGCCTGCCCCAACCTGAACGCGGGCTTCCGCTGTGCCGTCCACGAGCAGCTGCGGCCGCGGGGGTTCCGCGGCTGCGCCGTGTATGACTGCTTCGGCGCCGGGCAGCAGGTCTGCCAGGTCACCTACGGCGGGCGGGACTGGCGAGCGGCCCCGGACAGTGCCCGGCAGATGTTCGATGTCTTCGCGGTCATGCGGACGCTGCACGAGCTGCTGTGGTATCTGAGCGAGGCGCTGAGCCGGCCCGCCGCCGCCCCGCTGCACGCCGAGCTGCATGACGCCCGCGCTCGCACCATGCTGCTGACCTGCGCCGACGCCGACACGCTGCTCGCCGTGGACGTCCCCGCGCTGCGTCAGGCGGTCCATCTGCTGTTGCTGCAGGCCAGCGACCTGGTCCGCGCCGAGCTGCCGGGCGGTGCCGGGAACAGGCGTCCCCGGCGGCGCCCCCGCGGCGCCGACCTGCTCGGCGCGAACCTCGCCGGGGCGGATCTGCGCGGCGCGGCGCTGCAGGGAACCCTCCTGATCGGCGCGGATCTGCGGGGGGCGGATCTGCGCGGCGCCGACCTGCTCGGCGCTGACCTGCGCGACACCGACCTGCACGGCGCCAACCTGCACGGCGCCCTGTTCGTCGTTCAGGCCCAGCTCGACGCCGCCCGCGGGGACGCCACCACGGCGCTGCCCCCGGCTCTGACCCGCCCCGTGCACTGGACGCGCACGGCGGACCCGACGCGGCCGGACCCCAGAACGCACCCCGTGGCGGGCTCGGGCCCCGGGCCCGGGACGGTGCCGATCCCCTCGTCGTCGCCCAGCGCGGCCCGGCCGCGGCGGTCGGCGAGTTCTCCTCGGTCGCCTCGTTCCCCTCGGTCGCCTCGTTCCCCACGCCGCCGCTGA
- a CDS encoding adenylate/guanylate cyclase domain-containing protein: MAREDTGDIRQDPERDACITATSMFVGITGTTDIGRGIDPESLQEVLRRAFTLVRTIVSTHGGSVERFIGDAAFAVFGVPEPHVDDALRAVHAALEIRAATEALNTERHHNRDLRLRVRIGINTGEVTVAGGASGDPVNVASRLEHAAPAGEIFIGGTTYHLVRDSVTASEADPLVVQGRPVPLRVHRLIGLAAPSPAA, translated from the coding sequence ATGGCACGCGAGGATACCGGCGACATCCGGCAGGACCCGGAACGGGACGCCTGCATCACCGCCACGAGCATGTTCGTGGGCATCACCGGGACCACCGACATCGGCAGAGGAATCGACCCGGAATCGCTGCAGGAGGTCCTGCGGCGGGCGTTCACCCTCGTGCGCACCATCGTCTCCACGCATGGCGGCTCGGTCGAGAGATTCATCGGGGACGCCGCGTTCGCGGTGTTCGGCGTTCCCGAGCCGCATGTGGACGACGCGCTGCGCGCCGTCCACGCCGCCCTTGAGATTCGGGCCGCGACGGAGGCGCTCAACACCGAACGGCACCACAACCGGGACCTGAGGCTGCGCGTGCGGATCGGGATCAACACCGGCGAGGTCACCGTCGCCGGTGGCGCCAGTGGCGACCCGGTGAACGTCGCCTCCCGGTTGGAACACGCCGCGCCCGCCGGCGAGATCTTCATCGGCGGCACCACTTATCATCTCGTCCGGGACAGCGTCACCGCGAGCGAGGCGGATCCCCTCGTCGTGCAGGGCAGGCCCGTCCCGTTGCGTGTGCACCGGCTGATCGGACTGGCCGCTCCGTCGCCGGCCGCCTGA
- a CDS encoding site-specific integrase, with product MNDETTRPIAGPRALPAGSAGAAQPPVPVLAPGTDGQLTADLLARVGDYARAARSTATWRAYDSDLRQFRAWCERQTVPLCPLPATPATVAGYLATLADAGYKPSTIRRRLAAISVSHQLGRHPNPASAPEVCAVWDGIRRTRGVRPNRKAALDTSLLARVVAGLRDDDLADVRDRALLLIGFAGCLRRSELVGLDVADLLETPDGVVLTIRASKTDQEAAGALVGVAYGSYRPTCPVRAWRAWVDAAALTDGPAFRAVNRHGQVAPGRLYPGSVARIVQRRVAAAGLDPADFAGHSLRSGFATAAARAGVADRSIMRQGRWRSSASLDGYVRAGRLFDRDNPSGRVGL from the coding sequence GTGAACGACGAGACCACCAGGCCGATCGCCGGCCCCCGTGCGTTACCGGCCGGCTCCGCCGGCGCGGCACAGCCGCCGGTGCCGGTCCTGGCGCCGGGCACCGATGGACAGCTCACCGCCGATCTGCTCGCTCGGGTAGGGGACTACGCCCGCGCCGCGCGTTCCACGGCGACCTGGCGGGCCTACGACAGTGACCTGCGTCAGTTCCGGGCCTGGTGTGAACGTCAGACGGTGCCGCTGTGCCCGCTGCCGGCGACCCCGGCGACGGTCGCGGGTTACCTCGCCACGCTCGCCGACGCCGGGTACAAGCCCTCGACGATCCGCCGCCGGCTCGCCGCGATCTCCGTCTCCCACCAGCTCGGTCGCCATCCCAACCCGGCGAGCGCACCGGAGGTCTGCGCCGTCTGGGACGGTATCCGCCGCACCCGCGGGGTCCGCCCGAACCGCAAGGCCGCGCTGGACACCTCCCTGCTGGCCCGGGTCGTCGCCGGGCTGCGCGACGACGACCTCGCCGACGTCCGCGACCGGGCCCTGCTGCTGATCGGATTCGCCGGCTGCCTGCGCCGCTCCGAACTCGTCGGCCTCGACGTCGCCGACCTGCTGGAGACCCCCGACGGAGTCGTCCTGACGATCCGGGCGTCGAAGACCGACCAGGAGGCCGCCGGTGCCCTGGTCGGCGTCGCCTACGGCTCCTACCGGCCGACCTGCCCGGTGCGGGCCTGGCGGGCCTGGGTGGACGCCGCCGCGCTGACCGACGGGCCGGCGTTCCGCGCGGTCAACCGGCACGGGCAGGTCGCGCCGGGGCGGCTCTACCCGGGCTCGGTGGCCCGAATCGTGCAGCGCCGGGTGGCCGCCGCCGGACTCGACCCGGCCGACTTCGCCGGGCATTCGCTGCGCTCCGGGTTCGCCACCGCCGCCGCCCGCGCCGGTGTCGCCGACCGGTCGATCATGCGCCAGGGCCGGTGGCGCTCCTCAGCGTCGCTCGACGGCTACGTCCGCGCCGGACGGCTGTTCGACCGCGACAACCCCTCCGGCCGCGTCGGGCTGTGA
- the tatA gene encoding Sec-independent protein translocase subunit TatA has translation MGDIGAPELIIIILVVVVLFGSKRLPDAARSLGRSLRIFKSEIKGLHDDEAPAPTAAVAAAPTQVTGPAPAAPHTPPSAEPATPATGGSGNRSA, from the coding sequence GTGGGTGACATCGGCGCTCCCGAACTGATCATCATCATCCTGGTCGTCGTCGTGCTGTTCGGCTCGAAGCGGCTGCCCGACGCCGCCCGTTCCCTAGGCCGCTCCCTGCGGATCTTCAAGTCCGAGATCAAGGGCCTGCACGACGACGAGGCGCCGGCCCCTACCGCGGCCGTTGCCGCGGCGCCCACCCAGGTCACCGGCCCCGCGCCCGCCGCACCCCACACTCCGCCGTCGGCCGAGCCGGCCACGCCGGCCACGGGTGGATCCGGGAACCGGTCCGCCTGA
- a CDS encoding GlsB/YeaQ/YmgE family stress response membrane protein: MVWTLVSWMLLGLVAGAVARLLVPGPDPMSIPATILLGIVGSFVGGFLGYVLFNRDLSEGALQPSGIVGSIIGGIVVLLVWRAVGRRRTLHR; this comes from the coding sequence ATGGTCTGGACCCTCGTCAGTTGGATGCTGCTTGGTCTCGTTGCCGGCGCGGTCGCGCGCCTGCTCGTGCCCGGACCTGATCCGATGAGTATCCCTGCGACGATCCTGCTCGGCATCGTCGGCTCGTTCGTCGGCGGTTTCCTCGGCTACGTCCTGTTCAACCGTGATCTCAGCGAGGGCGCGCTGCAACCGTCCGGCATCGTCGGCTCGATCATCGGGGGTATCGTCGTGCTGCTGGTGTGGCGGGCGGTGGGCCGCCGCCGTACGTTGCACCGCTGA
- a CDS encoding DUF2599 domain-containing protein: protein MAGTAGSTASGIVGARLCALLVRVLLGVPAVGLLAVACGPDTPAGPHAIAGVHPPGGPTPAHSPSPSPEATHSPRAAGASTPYCGPSRYVEEIVVQQWADGRFRIQVRPTPEGRRAGDPGQVAAEIWQAVQGCVTGLRGEVADSLRDQLACHQNFAQLPALNGGKGFATGETYDLESWRPAPRPGGIRTWISTRCGNTLGTDPPGPPARIYRPDGVRPQRTVSGEQA, encoded by the coding sequence ATGGCGGGGACCGCAGGGAGCACCGCGTCCGGGATCGTGGGGGCGCGCCTGTGCGCGCTCCTCGTGCGGGTTCTGCTGGGCGTGCCGGCGGTGGGGCTGCTCGCCGTCGCCTGCGGCCCGGACACCCCGGCCGGTCCGCACGCCATCGCGGGGGTGCATCCCCCGGGCGGCCCGACTCCCGCGCACAGCCCGAGCCCCAGCCCCGAGGCGACACACAGCCCGCGGGCCGCCGGTGCCAGCACGCCCTACTGCGGCCCGAGCCGCTACGTCGAGGAGATCGTCGTGCAGCAGTGGGCGGACGGCCGGTTTCGCATCCAGGTGCGCCCCACCCCCGAGGGGCGGCGCGCCGGGGACCCCGGCCAGGTTGCCGCCGAGATCTGGCAGGCCGTGCAGGGGTGTGTGACGGGCCTGCGCGGCGAGGTTGCCGACAGTCTGCGTGACCAGCTGGCGTGCCATCAGAACTTCGCGCAGCTACCGGCGCTGAACGGCGGGAAGGGCTTCGCCACCGGCGAGACCTACGACCTGGAAAGCTGGCGGCCGGCGCCGCGTCCCGGCGGCATCCGGACATGGATCTCCACCCGCTGCGGGAACACCCTCGGCACCGATCCCCCCGGGCCACCGGCCAGGATCTACCGGCCGGACGGCGTACGCCCCCAGCGGACGGTCTCCGGCGAGCAGGCCTGA
- a CDS encoding TIGR03086 family metal-binding protein, with product MTRSLQCYRRALDTFTTIVTRVPADRWDAPSLCPVWTGRQLTGHVIDGQQQIVSLLTGHGPRPPVTDPALLTALAGPDPGASWQRTHQNTERTLAALDPATVVDTPLGARSVDEVLTVAVIEPLVHAWDLATTIGQTVQLDPDTVTATLPAVEALGGQLAATGMYAAAQPAPADSPPQDRLLAALGRRWTPRN from the coding sequence ATGACCCGTTCCTTGCAGTGCTACCGCCGTGCGCTCGACACGTTCACCACCATCGTCACTCGCGTGCCCGCCGACCGGTGGGACGCCCCGTCCCTCTGCCCGGTGTGGACCGGGCGGCAGTTGACCGGCCACGTCATCGACGGCCAGCAGCAGATCGTCAGCCTGCTCACCGGGCACGGCCCCCGCCCGCCCGTCACCGATCCCGCCCTCCTCACCGCCCTCGCCGGCCCCGATCCGGGCGCATCCTGGCAGCGCACCCACCAGAACACCGAACGCACCCTCGCGGCCCTGGACCCGGCCACCGTCGTGGACACCCCCCTGGGCGCCCGGAGCGTGGACGAGGTCCTCACCGTCGCCGTCATCGAGCCCCTCGTCCACGCCTGGGATCTGGCCACCACCATCGGGCAGACCGTCCAGCTCGATCCCGACACGGTGACCGCGACGCTCCCCGCCGTCGAAGCACTCGGTGGCCAGCTCGCCGCGACCGGCATGTATGCCGCCGCCCAGCCCGCGCCCGCCGACAGCCCACCCCAAGACAGGCTCCTGGCCGCACTCGGACGCCGCTGGACCCCGAGGAACTGA
- a CDS encoding TetR/AcrR family transcriptional regulator produces MRGVGVAPSRARLVDAAVACVLEQGWEATSMQAVRRRAGVSNGSLFHYFPTRGDLAAAVVGAGLADHQGALWGELHTSTGPRDGVTRLVTRHLRWVEEHPRLARLLLTAPVDVLRGSIDERTAADNRGFFAAVADWLRGHGWSDRPDLAVVVALWIGPAQEYSRHWLARPAGSPTLVADDLADAAWRTLGPLLTPRKE; encoded by the coding sequence ATGAGAGGTGTCGGGGTAGCGCCCAGTCGGGCCCGGCTGGTGGACGCGGCCGTGGCCTGCGTGCTGGAGCAGGGCTGGGAGGCCACGTCCATGCAGGCGGTTCGGCGTCGGGCCGGTGTCAGTAACGGCAGCCTGTTTCACTACTTCCCCACCCGGGGGGACCTGGCCGCGGCCGTGGTGGGCGCGGGTCTTGCCGATCATCAGGGCGCGCTGTGGGGTGAGCTGCACACCTCGACCGGGCCCCGTGATGGCGTGACCCGCCTGGTCACCCGCCATCTGCGGTGGGTGGAAGAGCATCCGCGGCTGGCCCGACTGCTGCTGACCGCGCCGGTCGATGTCCTGCGCGGCTCGATCGATGAGCGCACCGCCGCGGACAACCGCGGCTTCTTCGCCGCGGTGGCCGACTGGCTGCGTGGCCACGGCTGGTCCGACCGGCCCGACCTGGCGGTCGTCGTCGCGCTGTGGATCGGCCCCGCCCAGGAATACAGCCGCCACTGGCTCGCCCGCCCCGCGGGCTCCCCGACGCTCGTCGCCGACGACCTGGCCGACGCCGCCTGGCGGACGCTCGGTCCCCTGCTCACCCCGCGGAAGGAGTAA
- a CDS encoding formylglycine-generating enzyme family protein: protein MDAGVGNTLISIPPGRVTLSDRRTQRSWSVELAPYCLAAFPVTQEQYAAVGGQRPSSAHGDRLPVEGVSWWDAVRFCNALSHRDGMAPAYRVQADGEGVEWDTRAEGYRLPTEAEWEYAARAGTSGPRYGPLDDIAWYRGNSHGRIHDVGGKQPNSWGLYDMLGNVWDWCWDLYDTEVYGTYRVLRGGGWFDEHWSCRASVRRRGHPAFHLDDVGFRVARCAVP, encoded by the coding sequence ATGGACGCGGGCGTGGGAAACACGTTGATCTCCATCCCGCCGGGGCGGGTGACGCTGTCCGACCGGCGAACGCAGCGCAGCTGGTCGGTCGAGCTCGCGCCGTACTGTCTCGCGGCGTTTCCGGTCACCCAGGAGCAGTACGCGGCGGTCGGCGGCCAGCGGCCGAGTTCGGCCCACGGGGACCGGTTGCCCGTCGAGGGGGTTTCCTGGTGGGACGCGGTCCGGTTCTGCAACGCCCTGTCCCACCGCGACGGGATGGCGCCCGCGTACCGTGTCCAGGCCGACGGCGAGGGTGTCGAGTGGGACACCCGCGCCGAGGGGTACCGGCTGCCGACCGAGGCTGAGTGGGAGTACGCCGCCCGAGCCGGCACGAGCGGCCCGCGGTACGGGCCGCTCGACGACATTGCCTGGTACCGCGGCAACTCCCACGGGCGAATCCATGACGTGGGCGGCAAACAGCCCAACTCCTGGGGCCTGTACGACATGCTGGGCAACGTGTGGGACTGGTGCTGGGACCTGTACGACACCGAGGTCTACGGCACCTATCGGGTGCTGCGGGGCGGCGGGTGGTTCGACGAGCACTGGAGCTGCCGGGCCTCCGTACGCCGCCGCGGCCACCCGGCCTTCCACCTCGACGACGTGGGGTTCCGCGTCGCGCGTTGCGCCGTGCCCTGA
- a CDS encoding methylenetetrahydrofolate reductase, with the protein MREPTAGHERPVRGFEMICEIEPPTRPDLTHARHQIGVLSPVTDAFLIPDNHIGRATVSSIAVAHEVATMGGRSIACVNSRDRNLLGFRRDLLTAAAYGVEEFLFVHGDKPTAGNRTGDLTVRAMMDEARAASEDPVFADMPAFRVGAAAGLRPLPTWKRAADFLFVQISYSVDALLRWRDAHPVELPIYAGVMVLASAGMARRLAAAIPDIDIPDNLVQAVERDQAAGVEAACDQVLRLRDSGAFAGVHLVPVSRYRQVATRLEDLL; encoded by the coding sequence ATGCGCGAACCCACGGCGGGTCACGAACGCCCGGTGCGCGGCTTCGAGATGATCTGCGAGATCGAGCCGCCGACCCGGCCGGACCTGACCCACGCCCGCCACCAGATCGGCGTCCTGAGCCCCGTCACCGACGCGTTCCTGATCCCCGACAACCACATCGGACGCGCGACGGTGTCGAGCATCGCCGTCGCCCACGAGGTGGCGACGATGGGGGGACGCAGCATCGCCTGCGTGAACTCCCGCGACCGTAACCTGCTCGGCTTCCGCCGCGACCTGCTCACCGCCGCGGCCTACGGCGTCGAGGAATTCCTGTTCGTCCACGGCGACAAACCCACCGCCGGGAACCGGACCGGCGACCTGACCGTGCGCGCGATGATGGACGAGGCCCGCGCGGCCAGCGAGGATCCGGTCTTCGCGGACATGCCGGCGTTCCGGGTCGGCGCCGCGGCTGGCCTACGTCCACTGCCCACCTGGAAACGAGCGGCCGACTTCCTGTTCGTACAGATCAGCTACTCGGTGGACGCCCTGCTGCGCTGGCGCGACGCCCATCCGGTCGAACTGCCGATCTACGCCGGCGTCATGGTCCTCGCGAGCGCCGGGATGGCCCGCCGCCTCGCCGCGGCCATCCCCGACATCGACATTCCCGACAACCTCGTCCAAGCAGTCGAACGGGACCAGGCGGCCGGGGTCGAAGCGGCCTGCGACCAGGTGCTACGGCTGCGCGACAGCGGCGCCTTCGCCGGTGTGCACCTCGTCCCGGTTAGCCGCTACCGCCAGGTCGCCACCCGACTTGAGGACCTTCTCTAA
- a CDS encoding Tn3 family transposase, with product MASIEEEAAGAADPIGEVSERAGRLVIKTLAEAGWKNLIRAAISIREGVRSSVTLLRRLGKVEAFHGFADWLMFGGDLIGHNDPDHHEKIVKFNELTANCVIHQNALDITDVVNQLVAEGQVVEPDDLATISPYIRENVRRFGEWGLDTTPPEQTVTRLDVTLPTSVDIRR from the coding sequence GTGGCATCGATCGAGGAGGAGGCTGCGGGGGCGGCCGATCCGATCGGGGAGGTCTCCGAACGCGCCGGCCGGCTGGTGATCAAAACGTTGGCGGAGGCCGGCTGGAAGAATCTGATCCGCGCCGCGATCTCGATCCGGGAAGGCGTCCGCTCCTCGGTCACGCTGCTGCGCCGTCTGGGCAAGGTCGAGGCCTTCCACGGCTTCGCCGACTGGCTGATGTTCGGCGGGGACCTGATCGGCCACAACGATCCCGACCATCACGAGAAGATCGTCAAGTTCAACGAGCTGACCGCGAACTGCGTGATCCACCAGAACGCGTTGGACATCACCGATGTCGTTAACCAGCTCGTCGCCGAAGGGCAGGTGGTCGAACCCGACGACCTGGCCACCATCAGCCCGTACATCCGCGAGAACGTCCGCCGCTTCGGTGAATGGGGGCTCGACACCACCCCACCCGAGCAGACCGTCACCCGCCTCGACGTCACTCTTCCCACCTCTGTGGATATTCGTCGATGA